A window from Corynebacterium accolens encodes these proteins:
- a CDS encoding class E sortase, producing MTKVLGELMLTIGLVLVLFAFYEAYWTNVESGRLQDEANAKLEEQWRNPREKMNPDLGDAFAQMYIPAFGSDYHFAIIQGTDDDDLLRGPGHYEDTQMPGETGNFAVAGHRVGKGAPFNDLGSLHTCDDIIIETQTEKITYKVLPIDGEHADCFDEVPDEYSHVAGRHITTPGDVSVIDPVPGTEADPTQGMLTLTTCHPQFSNAERMIVHAMEVGKEAK from the coding sequence ATGACAAAAGTTCTGGGCGAACTCATGCTAACCATTGGTTTGGTTTTAGTTCTATTTGCATTCTATGAAGCCTATTGGACGAATGTGGAATCAGGGCGCTTACAAGATGAAGCTAATGCAAAATTAGAAGAGCAGTGGCGCAATCCCCGGGAGAAAATGAACCCAGATTTGGGAGATGCCTTCGCACAGATGTACATCCCGGCCTTTGGCTCGGATTATCACTTTGCCATCATCCAAGGCACGGACGACGATGATCTTTTACGCGGCCCGGGCCACTATGAGGACACACAAATGCCAGGTGAGACGGGAAATTTTGCGGTGGCTGGGCACCGCGTGGGCAAGGGTGCCCCATTTAATGATTTGGGTTCTTTGCACACCTGCGATGACATCATCATCGAAACCCAAACGGAAAAGATTACCTACAAGGTGCTGCCCATCGATGGCGAGCATGCGGATTGCTTCGATGAGGTACCTGATGAATATAGCCATGTTGCCGGCAGGCACATCACCACGCCTGGCGATGTCTCAGTGATCGACCCCGTGCCGGGAACTGAAGCGGATCCCACGCAGGGAATGCTGACTCTGACTACCTGTCACCCACAATTTTCCAACGCCGAGCGCATGATCGTGCACGCGATGGAAGTTGGAAAGGAAGCTAAGTAA
- a CDS encoding DUF6474 family protein — MSILKKLKKARQEARAQAKAAKARAKAEVKAQSKDRRRQQKLLAKQEKHLLKTEEKGLKKRRKHEQKMAEKELEKLREGHFNAGKVKRYAGALRTAAPLLLPLVYRAFVGLKSEKEKRKAHKAGVSSAEMASFSGYGAPLKARTAGIRNSLKDVDLPAGFKRDVRERLEEVDAAIDNAEFMTEQQRRRAHKTISGEIDSVTAEIQQRLGE, encoded by the coding sequence ATGAGTATCCTCAAGAAATTGAAAAAGGCTCGCCAGGAAGCACGCGCGCAGGCCAAAGCGGCGAAGGCGCGCGCCAAGGCTGAGGTAAAGGCCCAGTCGAAGGATCGTCGCCGCCAACAAAAGCTCCTTGCCAAGCAAGAAAAGCATCTTCTTAAGACCGAAGAAAAGGGTCTCAAAAAGCGCCGTAAACACGAACAGAAAATGGCGGAAAAAGAACTGGAAAAGTTGCGCGAGGGCCACTTTAATGCCGGCAAGGTCAAGCGCTATGCCGGCGCACTGCGCACCGCCGCCCCGCTTTTGCTTCCCCTCGTTTATCGCGCATTTGTGGGCCTTAAGTCCGAAAAAGAAAAGCGCAAGGCCCACAAGGCGGGCGTAAGTTCTGCAGAAATGGCCTCCTTTTCCGGCTACGGCGCGCCGCTCAAGGCCCGCACCGCCGGCATCCGTAATTCCCTCAAGGACGTAGATCTGCCCGCCGGCTTCAAGCGGGACGTGCGCGAGCGCCTCGAAGAGGTTGATGCCGCGATCGATAACGCCGAATTCATGACGGAGCAGCAGCGCCGCCGCGCGCATAAGACCATTAGCGGAGAGATCGATTCCGTTACCGCGGAGATTCAACAGCGCCTGGGCGAATAA
- a CDS encoding MFS transporter, whose protein sequence is MTRNRRATIAMLLLGLAVFSSLYTTQAILPTLVTDMGISHTEAAMTVSAATGALAICVVPASILSERYGRGRILLISAIAATILGLMVPLAQEGWQLIALRGLQGAMLSGAPATAMAWLSEELEDHALPKAMGLYIAGNSVGGLTGRIIPAGLVEFSSWRWALLGSAVVSLAFAITCWLLLPAQRNFHPKPIHFRSELSAVFGHWANKDLATLFIVAFLSMGTFVSMYNFLTFRLTGDFGLSPALAGFAFLFYLSGTWSSARAGTLVARIGHGKTMVGSAALFTVGIILCAGNLAMTLIGMVCLTVGFFAVHSTASGWVGQLATHDRAEASSMYVFCYYLGSSIVGALAGVLFDALTWHQFIACFTAFALALTALTWTKVKSD, encoded by the coding sequence ATGACCAGAAACCGGCGCGCCACCATCGCCATGCTCCTGTTGGGCTTGGCGGTGTTTTCTAGCCTCTATACCACCCAAGCAATTTTGCCCACGTTGGTAACGGATATGGGCATCTCGCACACGGAGGCGGCCATGACCGTTTCGGCCGCCACCGGCGCGTTAGCCATCTGTGTGGTTCCGGCGTCCATTCTTTCTGAGCGCTATGGGCGCGGGCGCATCCTCCTCATTTCCGCCATCGCCGCCACTATCTTGGGCCTCATGGTGCCCCTGGCCCAAGAGGGCTGGCAGCTCATTGCCCTGCGCGGGCTGCAGGGCGCGATGTTGTCTGGAGCACCGGCGACGGCGATGGCCTGGTTATCGGAAGAGCTCGAGGATCACGCTTTGCCTAAGGCGATGGGCCTTTATATCGCCGGCAATTCCGTGGGCGGGCTCACCGGCCGCATCATTCCCGCGGGCCTCGTGGAGTTTTCCTCGTGGCGCTGGGCTCTGCTCGGCTCCGCCGTGGTCTCCCTAGCCTTTGCCATTACCTGCTGGCTCCTCCTGCCCGCCCAGCGAAATTTTCACCCCAAGCCAATTCACTTCCGCTCCGAGCTGAGCGCGGTCTTTGGGCACTGGGCAAATAAGGATCTCGCCACGCTATTTATCGTTGCCTTTTTATCCATGGGTACGTTCGTGTCCATGTATAACTTCCTCACCTTCCGCCTAACCGGGGATTTTGGCCTGTCCCCGGCGCTAGCTGGTTTTGCCTTCCTGTTTTATCTCTCTGGCACGTGGTCCTCGGCCCGGGCGGGCACGCTGGTCGCCCGCATTGGGCACGGTAAAACCATGGTCGGTTCTGCCGCGCTCTTTACCGTGGGCATTATCCTCTGCGCCGGCAACCTGGCCATGACGCTTATCGGCATGGTGTGCCTGACCGTCGGTTTCTTCGCGGTCCACTCCACCGCGTCTGGCTGGGTGGGGCAATTGGCCACCCACGACCGCGCCGAGGCGTCCTCGATGTACGTTTTCTGCTATTACCTGGGCTCTTCCATCGTGGGCGCCTTAGCAGGCGTGCTTTTCGATGCCCTCACCTGGCACCAATTCATCGCCTGCTTCACCGCCTTTGCGCTCGCTCTCACGGCATTGACTTGGACCAAGGTTAAATCCGACTAA
- a CDS encoding DUF2020 domain-containing protein, producing the protein MRKSLLVLLTLTGIGIAGCQTEQADQAEPGDEVASESAAINVEQTAEVNEWSDCPYIAPGWLENTNGERLTKQGIDTRFPTPACVFWSYQDHPQATVIVREMPTVEDARAAVDWAAPIDATEPASFAGWEGGRGIINEQAVYAVQKDTHAVLVWSNQQQTFKSEQIAQEAIANLGL; encoded by the coding sequence ATGCGCAAAAGCCTACTTGTCCTTCTCACACTGACCGGAATAGGGATCGCGGGATGCCAGACCGAGCAAGCAGACCAAGCCGAACCGGGAGACGAGGTGGCATCGGAAAGCGCCGCCATCAACGTGGAACAGACCGCAGAGGTCAACGAATGGAGCGATTGTCCTTATATCGCCCCCGGCTGGTTAGAAAATACCAATGGTGAGCGCCTTACCAAGCAGGGCATCGACACGCGCTTTCCCACCCCCGCGTGCGTCTTCTGGTCCTATCAGGACCACCCGCAAGCTACCGTCATCGTGCGCGAAATGCCCACCGTAGAAGACGCCCGCGCCGCGGTGGATTGGGCAGCGCCAATCGATGCCACCGAGCCCGCCTCCTTTGCAGGCTGGGAAGGCGGACGGGGCATCATCAATGAGCAGGCCGTCTATGCTGTGCAAAAGGACACCCACGCGGTGCTGGTGTGGAGCAATCAGCAACAGACCTTCAAGTCCGAGCAGATTGCCCAGGAAGCCATTGCCAATTTAGGGCTTTAA
- a CDS encoding sensor histidine kinase produces the protein MSSTLDRDTDALRTGIHFLTAVLLVXGIFXSVKMPLSQSLINLLLLVGFAAVYFXGSIYAEQWPRPMHYLWISILTVLWGADLFVAPAAIYLVFVMYFLYLTVLDMTAGILCVIGATVLTIVVQIPGGLTFGGVMGPAVSALVTVAITYAFRTLSRMNRELIETRTQLAATERDAGMVAERQRIAHEIHDTLAQGLSSIQMLLHSADRDLDKEDIPAARRRIELARRAAADNLHEARAMIAALQPPTLTETSLEAALTRMAENFAATAGFQVEVESEGPEQQLPMKVEAALLRIAQGAVGNIVKHAGASRARITVTYETDEVRVDVVDNGQGFEPATVESAPAGLGHIGLSAMRRRAQELGGDVVIESAPGEGTAVSVSMPLDKAVD, from the coding sequence ATGAGCTCCACACTAGATCGGGATACCGATGCGCTGCGCACCGGTATCCACTTCTTAACGGCGGTCCTGTTGGTGGKGGGKATTTTTWCCTCGGTGAAAATGCCGCTATCCCAGTCCCTTATCAACCTATTGCTATTGGTGGGGTTCGCGGCCGTCTACTTTKCGGGATCGATCTATGCGGAGCAGTGGCCGCGGCCCATGCACTACCTGTGGATAAGCATCCTCACGGTGTTATGGGGCGCGGATCTATTCGTGGCTCCCGCCGCCATCTACCTGGTATTCGTCATGTACTTTTTGTACCTGACCGTGCTGGATATGACTGCAGGTATCTTGTGTGTGATTGGCGCTACCGTGCTCACCATCGTGGTGCAGATACCGGGAGGCCTGACCTTTGGCGGGGTGATGGGCCCGGCGGTCTCGGCGCTGGTCACCGTGGCGATTACGTATGCGTTTCGCACCCTATCGCGCATGAACCGGGAGCTCATAGAAACCCGCACGCAGTTGGCGGCCACGGAACGAGATGCCGGCATGGTGGCTGAGCGCCAGCGCATCGCCCACGAGATTCATGACACCTTGGCCCAGGGGTTGTCATCGATTCAGATGCTCCTGCACTCCGCCGACCGGGATCTTGATAAGGAAGACATTCCTGCCGCCCGCCGGCGCATCGAGCTTGCGCGGCGGGCCGCCGCGGATAACCTGCATGAGGCGCGGGCCATGATCGCGGCGCTGCAGCCTCCCACGCTAACGGAGACGTCCCTCGAGGCGGCGCTGACGCGCATGGCGGAAAACTTCGCCGCTACGGCTGGTTTCCAGGTGGAGGTGGAAAGCGAAGGCCCGGAGCAGCAACTGCCGATGAAGGTGGAGGCGGCGTTATTGCGGATTGCACAGGGAGCGGTGGGGAACATCGTCAAGCATGCCGGTGCCAGCCGCGCCCGGATCACCGTCACCTATGAGACCGACGAGGTGCGCGTGGATGTGGTGGATAATGGGCAGGGTTTTGAGCCCGCGACGGTGGAAAGCGCGCCGGCGGGCCTGGGGCATATTGGCCTTTCTGCCATGCGGCGCCGCGCGCAGGAGCTGGGCGGCGATGTGGTCATAGAATCCGCGCCGGGGGAGGGAACGGCTGTGTCAGTTAGTATGCCCTTGGATAAGGCGGTAGATTAA
- a CDS encoding superoxide dismutase — protein sequence MAVYELPDLPYAYDALEPHISAEIMELHHDKHHATYVKGANAALEALEEERNGEANPDRIRALSKNLAFNLGGHTNHSIFWKNLSPNGGGQPTGELAEAIDRDFDSFEKFQAHFAGAATSLQGSGWAVLGYDHIADRLIIEQLTDQQGNVSVDFTPLLMLDMWEHAYYLQYKNVKGDYVKAAWNVFNWDDVAERFAAAKK from the coding sequence ATGGCTGTTTACGAACTTCCTGACCTCCCATACGCATACGACGCACTGGAGCCACACATCTCCGCAGAGATTATGGAGCTCCACCACGACAAGCACCACGCAACCTACGTGAAGGGTGCTAACGCTGCCCTCGAGGCACTGGAAGAAGAGCGCAACGGCGAGGCTAACCCAGACCGTATCCGCGCCCTGTCCAAGAACTTGGCATTCAACCTGGGTGGCCACACCAACCACTCCATCTTCTGGAAGAACCTGTCCCCGAACGGTGGCGGCCAGCCCACCGGCGAGCTGGCAGAGGCTATCGACCGCGACTTCGATTCCTTCGAGAAGTTCCAGGCACACTTCGCTGGTGCCGCTACCTCCCTGCAGGGTTCTGGCTGGGCAGTGCTGGGTTACGACCACATCGCTGACCGCCTGATCATCGAGCAGCTCACCGACCAGCAGGGCAACGTCTCCGTTGACTTCACCCCGCTGCTCATGCTCGATATGTGGGAGCACGCTTACTACCTGCAGTACAAGAACGTGAAGGGCGACTACGTCAAGGCCGCTTGGAACGTCTTCAACTGGGACGACGTTGCAGAGCGTTTCGCTGCAGCTAAGAAGTAA
- a CDS encoding histone-like nucleoid-structuring protein Lsr2 has translation MARREITQFYDDLDNKLIGEDELEVVRFSVNGHSYIMDLSRDNARRFHEAIAPFVEAAHAAPDAESPQADPRKVREWAQKQGHDVARRGKIPQNIIDAYNAAH, from the coding sequence ATGGCACGCCGCGAAATCACGCAATTTTATGATGACCTTGATAATAAACTCATTGGTGAGGATGAATTAGAAGTAGTCCGCTTCAGCGTCAATGGGCACAGCTACATCATGGATCTATCCCGCGATAATGCCCGCCGCTTCCACGAGGCAATCGCCCCCTTTGTCGAGGCCGCACATGCCGCCCCCGATGCGGAATCCCCACAGGCCGATCCGCGCAAGGTCCGCGAATGGGCGCAAAAGCAGGGCCATGACGTAGCGCGCCGCGGCAAGATCCCCCAGAACATCATCGACGCTTACAACGCGGCCCACTAG
- a CDS encoding TM0106 family RecB-like putative nuclease: MEDVVVASDLVGCRYRLVQRRAHPEIPRTRSSIARAERHSAAVDAVMELFPRKAPGRFRRIDLEGDDWERAMATLEAIASGYTHITNAVFATEKWKVHVELLLREAGSYTPIIVSNHRVARKDPKKTTLAVPTHRLGLSEPMEVPYKPRHHAVDGYRLALAAEALEDMGLNSGRGGAIGQDRQQAFFTETAKFDVQRAWDKPLPTAPVRVKECASCRFWPLCEQELVAADDISLFLPGDRARPFRERGITTVQALIDANVGEPSRLAAAWRSGQTLLRRGDTSVPRADVEVDVDMEAYMDQGAYLWGAWFEGEYYPFVTWEPLGARAEAENFAEFWRWLMQLRDTAHAEGKTFAAYCYSAHGENHWMRRSAQRFREVDEREVEDFISSPEWVDMFAYVKRSFAGPFGLGLKVVAPVAGFRWPXEDFDGEESVNARREALAGDMSVRQRLLDYNAGDVHATRIVREWMTAGAPGTPEL; encoded by the coding sequence GTGGAGGATGTCGTTGTAGCTTCGGATCTCGTTGGGTGCCGCTATCGCTTGGTGCAGCGGCGCGCCCACCCGGAGATTCCGCGTACCCGATCCTCGATTGCTCGGGCCGAGCGCCACAGCGCCGCAGTGGACGCGGTCATGGAGTTATTCCCGCGCAAAGCCCCTGGCCGTTTCCGGCGCATCGATTTAGAAGGCGATGATTGGGAACGCGCCATGGCCACGCTGGAGGCCATTGCCTCCGGCTATACCCACATCACCAATGCGGTCTTTGCCACCGAAAAGTGGAAAGTGCACGTGGAATTACTGCTGCGGGAGGCGGGTTCTTATACCCCCATTATTGTGAGCAACCACCGCGTTGCGCGCAAGGACCCAAAGAAAACTACGCTTGCCGTGCCCACCCACCGCCTTGGGTTGAGCGAGCCCATGGAGGTTCCGTATAAGCCCCGCCACCATGCCGTCGATGGTTATCGTTTGGCGCTAGCCGCCGAGGCCTTAGAGGACATGGGCCTGAATTCCGGGCGGGGCGGGGCCATTGGTCAGGATCGCCAACAGGCCTTTTTTACGGAGACGGCGAAGTTTGATGTGCAGCGCGCCTGGGATAAGCCGCTGCCCACCGCGCCGGTGCGGGTCAAAGAGTGTGCGAGCTGCAGGTTCTGGCCCTTGTGCGAGCAAGAGCTGGTGGCGGCGGACGATATTTCCCTTTTCTTACCGGGCGATCGCGCCCGCCCCTTCCGCGAGCGCGGGATTACCACGGTGCAGGCGCTTATCGATGCCAATGTGGGCGAGCCCTCCCGCCTCGCTGCCGCGTGGCGCTCTGGGCAGACGCTGTTGCGCCGCGGGGATACTTCGGTGCCGCGCGCGGACGTTGAGGTGGATGTAGACATGGAAGCCTATATGGACCAGGGCGCCTACCTCTGGGGCGCGTGGTTCGAGGGGGAGTATTACCCCTTCGTGACGTGGGAGCCGCTGGGCGCGCGCGCCGAGGCGGAGAACTTCGCCGAATTTTGGCGGTGGTTGATGCAGCTGCGCGATACAGCGCATGCGGAGGGCAAGACCTTTGCCGCTTATTGCTATTCCGCCCACGGTGAGAATCACTGGATGCGCCGCTCCGCGCAGCGCTTCCGGGAGGTGGATGAACGGGAAGTAGAAGACTTTATCTCTTCCCCAGAGTGGGTGGATATGTTTGCCTACGTGAAGAGATCCTTCGCGGGGCCCTTTGGGCTGGGGCTCAAAGTGGTGGCCCCAGTGGCGGGATTCCGGTGGCCGGRCGAGGACTTTGATGGCGAGGAGTCCGTGAACGCGCGCCGGGAGGCCCTAGCGGGCGACATGAGCGTCCGGCAGCGCCTCTTGGACTATAACGCCGGCGATGTGCACGCCACCCGGATAGTGCGGGAGTGGATGACCGCCGGCGCGCCGGGGACCCCAGAGCTCTAG
- a CDS encoding response regulator, giving the protein MIRVLLADDHEIVRLGLRSVLEGAEDIDVVGEVATAEAAVSAAQAGGIDVILMDLRFGAGLEGTRVMGGVEATAQIRSSMSTPPKVLVITNYDTDADILGAIEAGAVGYLLKDAPPQELLDAVHSTAEGDSALSPIVADRLMTRVRTPRTSLTPRELEVLQLVAAGASNRQIGQDLMLSEATVKSHLVHIYDKLGVRSRTSAVAAAREQGVL; this is encoded by the coding sequence GTGATTCGGGTCCTTTTGGCAGATGACCACGAGATCGTGCGGCTGGGGCTGCGTTCGGTGCTCGAAGGCGCAGAAGACATCGACGTCGTGGGCGAGGTCGCGACGGCGGAGGCGGCGGTGTCCGCGGCGCAAGCAGGCGGTATCGATGTCATCCTCATGGACCTGCGCTTCGGGGCGGGCCTGGAAGGAACGCGCGTGATGGGTGGCGTCGAAGCTACCGCGCAGATTCGCTCCTCCATGAGCACGCCGCCCAAGGTGCTGGTCATCACCAATTACGACACCGATGCGGATATCCTCGGCGCCATCGAGGCAGGCGCGGTGGGCTACCTCCTAAAAGATGCCCCGCCGCAGGAGCTTTTGGATGCCGTCCATTCTACCGCGGAGGGGGACTCGGCACTTTCGCCCATCGTGGCCGATCGCCTCATGACCCGGGTCCGCACGCCCCGCACCTCGCTGACCCCGCGCGAGCTAGAGGTGCTGCAACTGGTGGCGGCGGGGGCCTCGAACCGACAGATTGGCCAGGACCTCATGCTTTCTGAGGCCACGGTGAAATCCCATCTGGTGCACATTTATGACAAATTGGGCGTGCGCTCGCGCACCTCCGCGGTGGCGGCCGCCAGGGAACAGGGCGTGCTCTAA
- a CDS encoding copper oxidase: MSIWMMVFIVVGAAHIFVPNYRWVLIHLFTLGLVTNSILVWSQHLTEKFVQQKLPDSARPKQLARIYILNIGIIIAVAGQILVQFWDHHWILTQIGAMLIALTVLWHAVSLFTQWRTAKDKRFRPVVGAYVLSALCLPVGAVFGAILAIHPGDPQLLLAHIAANIGGFIXXXAAGSXTILFXXJWRTXGTNERMSSSFLLLTLGVVATTIGAFLNFPQLGLIIYCIGWILSLHQWLGNVIDVARAPRDRVNFASVSVLMAALWLVLSLAYYTTQHFLVAEPGLPTLGLVVGFAAQLLIGVMSYLLPTTMGGGPGAVRAGLQELDRWGLLRATFVNGGLLIWMGTDISVLKVVASLLCIGSLAVYPIFIARAVKAQKQVLMKKAEGPAPKTTADWNQIYIGIAILAVIYALFAAL; the protein is encoded by the coding sequence GTGTCCATCTGGATGATGGTCTTCATCGTGGTGGGCGCAGCGCACATATTTGTGCCCAACTATCGCTGGGTACTAATCCACCTCTTCACGTTGGGCCTAGTCACCAACAGCATCTTGGTGTGGTCGCAGCACCTGACTGAAAAATTCGTGCAACAAAAATTGCCGGATTCCGCCCGCCCCAAGCAGCTCGCGCGCATCTATATCCTCAATATCGGCATCATCATCGCCGTGGCGGGCCAAATCCTCGTGCAGTTCTGGGATCATCACTGGATACTGACCCAGATCGGTGCCATGCTTATCGCGCTCACCGTTTTATGGCACGCGGTGTCCCTCTTTACCCAGTGGCGAACAGCTAAAGATAAGCGCTTCCGCCCGGTTGTCGGCGCCTATGTGCTATCCGCGCTGTGCCTGCCGGTCGGTGCGGTCTTCGGCGCAATCCTGGCCATCCACCCGGGTGATCCACAGTTGCTCTTGGCCCATATCGCCGCCAATATCGGCGGTTTCATCSGCCYTKCCGCMGCAGGKTCTTTKACCATCCTCTTTYCCMCCMTCTGGCGCACGCMGGGCACCAATGAACGCATGTCCTCCTCGTTCCTACTGCTTACCCTGGGCGTGGTGGCAACGACCATTGGCGCGTTTCTGAACTTCCCACAGCTCGGGCTGATTATCTATTGCATCGGTTGGATCCTGAGCCTGCACCAGTGGCTTGGCAATGTCATCGACGTCGCCCGCGCACCGCGCGATCGCGTTAACTTTGCCTCCGTTTCGGTGCTGATGGCCGCACTCTGGCTGGTGCTATCCCTGGCGTACTACACCACACAGCACTTCCTCGTTGCGGAACCAGGGCTTCCCACCCTCGGCCTCGTCGTGGGGTTTGCGGCGCAGCTGCTCATCGGAGTCATGAGCTATCTCCTTCCCACCACCATGGGCGGTGGCCCCGGCGCGGTCCGCGCGGGGCTTCAGGAGCTAGATCGGTGGGGCCTGTTGCGCGCCACATTCGTCAATGGCGGGCTGCTTATCTGGATGGGCACGGATATCTCCGTGCTCAAGGTGGTGGCCTCGCTGCTATGCATCGGCTCTTTGGCGGTCTACCCCATATTCATCGCCCGCGCGGTCAAGGCCCAAAAGCAGGTGTTGATGAAAAAGGCGGAGGGTCCCGCGCCGAAAACCACCGCGGACTGGAACCAAATCTATATCGGCATCGCCATCCTGGCGGTGATCTACGCCCTATTCGCGGCGCTCTAG
- the msrA gene encoding peptide-methionine (S)-S-oxide reductase MsrA yields the protein MWMFKPEPKMVAAEDALPGRSEPVLDPAPHAVLNTPITGPWKDGQKSILIALGCFWGAEKMFWETDGVESTSVGYAGGTTPNPTYYEVCRGQTNHAETVEVTYNPEKISLRELVVKALEAHDPTQGFRQGNDVGTQYRSAFYPRTEEEREEIQAIVDSYADKLKEFGFGETTTEVKRLADTDSGEYYLAEDEHQQYLHKVPNGYCPHHSTGVKCD from the coding sequence ATGTGGATGTTTAAACCAGAGCCGAAGATGGTGGCTGCGGAAGATGCCTTGCCGGGCCGCAGCGAGCCGGTCTTGGACCCAGCCCCGCACGCGGTGCTAAATACCCCAATTACCGGTCCGTGGAAGGACGGCCAGAAATCGATCTTGATTGCCCTGGGCTGTTTCTGGGGCGCGGAGAAGATGTTTTGGGAGACCGATGGCGTCGAGTCCACCTCGGTTGGCTACGCCGGTGGCACGACTCCGAATCCCACGTATTATGAGGTCTGCCGCGGGCAAACCAACCATGCAGAAACCGTCGAGGTCACCTATAACCCGGAGAAGATCTCCTTGCGCGAGCTCGTGGTGAAGGCACTGGAAGCCCACGATCCGACGCAGGGCTTCCGCCAAGGAAATGACGTGGGCACGCAGTACCGCTCCGCGTTTTATCCCCGCACCGAAGAAGAGCGGGAAGAGATCCAAGCAATCGTGGATAGCTACGCGGATAAGCTCAAAGAATTTGGTTTTGGGGAAACCACGACGGAAGTAAAGCGCTTAGCTGATACGGACTCTGGCGAGTACTACTTGGCCGAAGACGAGCACCAGCAGTACCTGCACAAGGTGCCGAACGGATACTGCCCGCACCACAGCACCGGTGTGAAGTGCGATTAG